A stretch of Labrus mixtus chromosome 7, fLabMix1.1, whole genome shotgun sequence DNA encodes these proteins:
- the eif4ba gene encoding eukaryotic translation initiation factor 4Ba isoform X2, which translates to MAASAAKKKNKKGKTLTLTDFLAEDSGGSGGGNAPPSYPAKSTSWADETDDLDGDVSTSWHTEEDSYRAPPIDRSILPTAPRSAREPNVDRSRLPRSPPYTAFLGNLPYDVSEESIKDFFRGLAISAVRLPREPNNPERLKGFGYAEFDDVDSLMRALTLSEENLGNRRIRVDIADQSNDKERDGGSMGGRDRGGRMGDMGPDKTDTDWRARPSGDTEDAPPRRDDAFGERSRDRYESDRFRDGPRRDNDRYDGGRDRYRDRYDDRDRRDYDRGGFDSRGGSGGGRRAFGSGFRRDNDDIRGSNDRYGEREERFERRDDRREERAPLQRPKLNLKPRSVPKEEEGSGGGGGGGGGTPPAPPPSSGSRASSIFGAAKPVDTAAKEREVEERLKKEEERLQRQLEEDKGRGPDRKMRDRDPSWRNDETPTERSRTGSESSQPGSTSGRASRCRDSERSGDNEVFSGREGEPSSPGTSPHPPSTNSAKEPPKVMPAPPPKENVWAKRSAASTGSSEGDGRPPVSPVSPSGSAPPKLSSPSSADERDSEKDENKADGVRRDRGPPRARGGPAGPGAGRGRGEGPNRDRRKEADRKDNRRDRDSRPPPEPKKCEETPTPKFSSASKYAALLMDGDDADDVE; encoded by the exons ATGGCGGCGTCAG CGGctaagaagaagaataagaaggGGAAGACCCTCACTCTGACTGACTTCTTGGCAGAAGACAGCGGAGGCAGCGGAGGTGGCAATGCCCCCCCAAGCTACCCAGCCAAGTCCACTAGTTGGGCCGATGAGACAGATGACcttgatggtgatg TCTCTACTTCCTGgcacacagaggaggacagcTACCGGGCGCCACCCATCGACCGGTCTATCCTTCCCACAGCGCCTCGTTCAGCTCGTGAACCCAATGTCGACCGGTCCCGACTGCCCCGTAGCCCGCCTTACACGGCCTTCCTGGGAAACCTTCCCTACGACGTCTCTGAGGAATCGATCAAAGACTTCTTCCGCGGCTTGGCA ATCAGTGCTGTGCGTTTGCCCAGAGAGCCCAATAACCCTGAGAGACTGAAGGGCTTTGGTTATGCTGAATTTGATGATGTGGATTCCCTCATGAGGGCCCTCACTCTCAGTGAGGAG AACCTTGGAAACCGAAGGATCCGTGTGGATATCGCGGACCAGTCTAATGATAAAG AGAGGGACGGTGGGTCTATGGGAGGCAGAGATCGAGGTGGACGTATGGGGGACATGGGTCCTGACAAAACAGACACTGACTGGAGGGCTCGGCCCAGTGGGGATACGGAGGATGCACCTCCCAGGAGAGATGATGCCTTTGGAGAGA GATCAAGGGACCGCTATGAGTCGGATCGCTTCAGAGATGGGCCAAGACGGGACAATGATCGCTATGACGGAGGAAGAGACCGCTACCGTGATCGTTACGATGACAGGGACCGCAGAGACTACGATAGAGGAG GTTTTGACTCTCGTGGCGGTAGTGGAGGAGGTCGCCGTGCCTTTGGCAGTGGCTTCCGTCGCGATAATGATGACATTAGGGGAAGCAACGATCGTTATGGCGAACGCGAAGAGCGATTCGAGAGAAGGGATGACCGGCGCGAGGAGAGAG CTCCCCTGCAGAGACCCAAGTTAAACCTCAAGCCCCGTAGCGTTCCCAAGGAGGAAGAAGGTAgcggcggtggtggtggtggcggcGGTGGAACGCCCCCTGCTCCCCCACCAAGCTCCGGCAGCAGGGCCTCATCCATCTTCGGTGCGGCCAAGCCAGTTGACACAGCAGCCAaggagagggaggtggaggagaggctgaagaaagaagaagagaggctgcagaggcagctggaggaggacaAAGGCAGAGGACCCGACAGAAAGATGAGAGACAG ggaTCCAAGCTGGCGCAATGATGAAACTCCTACCGAGCGATCTCGCACAGGAAGTGAGTCTTCACAGCCTGGAAGCACTTCTGGAAGAG CTTCCAGGTGTCGAGACAGTGAGCGCTCTGGGGACAACGAGGTTTTCAGTGGGAGAGAAGGTGAACCTTCTTCCCCTGGGACCTCCCCACATCCTCCCTCTACCAATTCAGCCAAGGAGCCACCAAAAGTGATGCCCGCACCTCCTCCCAAGGAAAATGTCTGGGCCAAGAGAAGTGCAGCCAGCACAGGCTCTAGTGAAGGCGATGGACGACCTCCAGTCTCTCCGGTTTCCCCAAGTGGTTCAGCTCCTCCCAAACTCAG CTCCCCAAGTTCTGCAGACGAAAGAGACTCTGAGAAAG ATGAGAACAAGGCTGACGGTGTGCGTCGGGACCGGGGGCCCCCACGGGCACGAGGGGGTCCTGCAGGGCCTGGAGCAGGGCGGGGTCGAGGAGAGGGGCCCAACAGAGACCGAAGAAAGGAGGCCGACAG AAAGGATAACAGAAGAGACCGAGACTCCAGACCACCCCCCGAGCCAAAGAAATGTGAAGAAACCCCAACCCCC AAGTTCAGCTCAGCCAGTAAGTACGCCGCTTTGCTTATGGACGGAGACGACGCAGACGACGTAGAATAG
- the eif4ba gene encoding eukaryotic translation initiation factor 4Ba isoform X1 gives MAASAAKKKNKKGKTLTLTDFLAEDSGGSGGGNAPPSYPAKSTSWADETDDLDGDVSTSWHTEEDSYRAPPIDRSILPTAPRSAREPNVDRSRLPRSPPYTAFLGNLPYDVSEESIKDFFRGLAISAVRLPREPNNPERLKGFGYAEFDDVDSLMRALTLSEENLGNRRIRVDIADQSNDKERDGGSMGGRDRGGRMGDMGPDKTDTDWRARPSGDTEDAPPRRDDAFGERSRDRYESDRFRDGPRRDNDRYDGGRDRYRDRYDDRDRRDYDRGGFDSRGGSGGGRRAFGSGFRRDNDDIRGSNDRYGEREERFERRDDRREERGETPLQRPKLNLKPRSVPKEEEGSGGGGGGGGGTPPAPPPSSGSRASSIFGAAKPVDTAAKEREVEERLKKEEERLQRQLEEDKGRGPDRKMRDRDPSWRNDETPTERSRTGSESSQPGSTSGRASRCRDSERSGDNEVFSGREGEPSSPGTSPHPPSTNSAKEPPKVMPAPPPKENVWAKRSAASTGSSEGDGRPPVSPVSPSGSAPPKLSSPSSADERDSEKDENKADGVRRDRGPPRARGGPAGPGAGRGRGEGPNRDRRKEADRKDNRRDRDSRPPPEPKKCEETPTPKFSSASKYAALLMDGDDADDVE, from the exons ATGGCGGCGTCAG CGGctaagaagaagaataagaaggGGAAGACCCTCACTCTGACTGACTTCTTGGCAGAAGACAGCGGAGGCAGCGGAGGTGGCAATGCCCCCCCAAGCTACCCAGCCAAGTCCACTAGTTGGGCCGATGAGACAGATGACcttgatggtgatg TCTCTACTTCCTGgcacacagaggaggacagcTACCGGGCGCCACCCATCGACCGGTCTATCCTTCCCACAGCGCCTCGTTCAGCTCGTGAACCCAATGTCGACCGGTCCCGACTGCCCCGTAGCCCGCCTTACACGGCCTTCCTGGGAAACCTTCCCTACGACGTCTCTGAGGAATCGATCAAAGACTTCTTCCGCGGCTTGGCA ATCAGTGCTGTGCGTTTGCCCAGAGAGCCCAATAACCCTGAGAGACTGAAGGGCTTTGGTTATGCTGAATTTGATGATGTGGATTCCCTCATGAGGGCCCTCACTCTCAGTGAGGAG AACCTTGGAAACCGAAGGATCCGTGTGGATATCGCGGACCAGTCTAATGATAAAG AGAGGGACGGTGGGTCTATGGGAGGCAGAGATCGAGGTGGACGTATGGGGGACATGGGTCCTGACAAAACAGACACTGACTGGAGGGCTCGGCCCAGTGGGGATACGGAGGATGCACCTCCCAGGAGAGATGATGCCTTTGGAGAGA GATCAAGGGACCGCTATGAGTCGGATCGCTTCAGAGATGGGCCAAGACGGGACAATGATCGCTATGACGGAGGAAGAGACCGCTACCGTGATCGTTACGATGACAGGGACCGCAGAGACTACGATAGAGGAG GTTTTGACTCTCGTGGCGGTAGTGGAGGAGGTCGCCGTGCCTTTGGCAGTGGCTTCCGTCGCGATAATGATGACATTAGGGGAAGCAACGATCGTTATGGCGAACGCGAAGAGCGATTCGAGAGAAGGGATGACCGGCGCGAGGAGAGAGGTGAGA CTCCCCTGCAGAGACCCAAGTTAAACCTCAAGCCCCGTAGCGTTCCCAAGGAGGAAGAAGGTAgcggcggtggtggtggtggcggcGGTGGAACGCCCCCTGCTCCCCCACCAAGCTCCGGCAGCAGGGCCTCATCCATCTTCGGTGCGGCCAAGCCAGTTGACACAGCAGCCAaggagagggaggtggaggagaggctgaagaaagaagaagagaggctgcagaggcagctggaggaggacaAAGGCAGAGGACCCGACAGAAAGATGAGAGACAG ggaTCCAAGCTGGCGCAATGATGAAACTCCTACCGAGCGATCTCGCACAGGAAGTGAGTCTTCACAGCCTGGAAGCACTTCTGGAAGAG CTTCCAGGTGTCGAGACAGTGAGCGCTCTGGGGACAACGAGGTTTTCAGTGGGAGAGAAGGTGAACCTTCTTCCCCTGGGACCTCCCCACATCCTCCCTCTACCAATTCAGCCAAGGAGCCACCAAAAGTGATGCCCGCACCTCCTCCCAAGGAAAATGTCTGGGCCAAGAGAAGTGCAGCCAGCACAGGCTCTAGTGAAGGCGATGGACGACCTCCAGTCTCTCCGGTTTCCCCAAGTGGTTCAGCTCCTCCCAAACTCAG CTCCCCAAGTTCTGCAGACGAAAGAGACTCTGAGAAAG ATGAGAACAAGGCTGACGGTGTGCGTCGGGACCGGGGGCCCCCACGGGCACGAGGGGGTCCTGCAGGGCCTGGAGCAGGGCGGGGTCGAGGAGAGGGGCCCAACAGAGACCGAAGAAAGGAGGCCGACAG AAAGGATAACAGAAGAGACCGAGACTCCAGACCACCCCCCGAGCCAAAGAAATGTGAAGAAACCCCAACCCCC AAGTTCAGCTCAGCCAGTAAGTACGCCGCTTTGCTTATGGACGGAGACGACGCAGACGACGTAGAATAG
- the eif4ba gene encoding eukaryotic translation initiation factor 4Ba isoform X3 yields MAASAAKKKNKKGKTLTLTDFLAEDSGGSGGGNAPPSYPAKSTSWADETDDLDGDVSTSWHTEEDSYRAPPIDRSILPTAPRSAREPNVDRSRLPRSPPYTAFLGNLPYDVSEESIKDFFRGLAISAVRLPREPNNPERLKGFGYAEFDDVDSLMRALTLSEENLGNRRIRVDIADQSNDKERDGGSMGGRDRGGRMGDMGPDKTDTDWRARPSGDTEDAPPRRDDAFGERSRDRYESDRFRDGPRRDNDRYDGGRDRYRDRYDDRDRRDYDRGGFDSRGGSGGGRRAFGSGFRRDNDDIRGSNDRYGEREERFERRDDRREERGETPLQRPKLNLKPRSVPKEEEGSGGGGGGGGGTPPAPPPSSGSRASSIFGAAKPVDTAAKEREVEERLKKEEERLQRQLEEDKGRGPDRKMRDRDPSWRNDETPTERSRTGSESSQPGSTSGRASRCRDSERSGDNEVFSGREGEPSSPGTSPHPPSTNSAKEPPKVMPAPPPKENVWAKRSAASTGSSEGDGRPPVSPVSPSGSAPPKLSSPSSADERDSEKDENKADGVRRDRGPPRARGGPAGPGAGRGRGEGPNRDRRKEADRSSAQPVSTPLCLWTETTQTT; encoded by the exons ATGGCGGCGTCAG CGGctaagaagaagaataagaaggGGAAGACCCTCACTCTGACTGACTTCTTGGCAGAAGACAGCGGAGGCAGCGGAGGTGGCAATGCCCCCCCAAGCTACCCAGCCAAGTCCACTAGTTGGGCCGATGAGACAGATGACcttgatggtgatg TCTCTACTTCCTGgcacacagaggaggacagcTACCGGGCGCCACCCATCGACCGGTCTATCCTTCCCACAGCGCCTCGTTCAGCTCGTGAACCCAATGTCGACCGGTCCCGACTGCCCCGTAGCCCGCCTTACACGGCCTTCCTGGGAAACCTTCCCTACGACGTCTCTGAGGAATCGATCAAAGACTTCTTCCGCGGCTTGGCA ATCAGTGCTGTGCGTTTGCCCAGAGAGCCCAATAACCCTGAGAGACTGAAGGGCTTTGGTTATGCTGAATTTGATGATGTGGATTCCCTCATGAGGGCCCTCACTCTCAGTGAGGAG AACCTTGGAAACCGAAGGATCCGTGTGGATATCGCGGACCAGTCTAATGATAAAG AGAGGGACGGTGGGTCTATGGGAGGCAGAGATCGAGGTGGACGTATGGGGGACATGGGTCCTGACAAAACAGACACTGACTGGAGGGCTCGGCCCAGTGGGGATACGGAGGATGCACCTCCCAGGAGAGATGATGCCTTTGGAGAGA GATCAAGGGACCGCTATGAGTCGGATCGCTTCAGAGATGGGCCAAGACGGGACAATGATCGCTATGACGGAGGAAGAGACCGCTACCGTGATCGTTACGATGACAGGGACCGCAGAGACTACGATAGAGGAG GTTTTGACTCTCGTGGCGGTAGTGGAGGAGGTCGCCGTGCCTTTGGCAGTGGCTTCCGTCGCGATAATGATGACATTAGGGGAAGCAACGATCGTTATGGCGAACGCGAAGAGCGATTCGAGAGAAGGGATGACCGGCGCGAGGAGAGAGGTGAGA CTCCCCTGCAGAGACCCAAGTTAAACCTCAAGCCCCGTAGCGTTCCCAAGGAGGAAGAAGGTAgcggcggtggtggtggtggcggcGGTGGAACGCCCCCTGCTCCCCCACCAAGCTCCGGCAGCAGGGCCTCATCCATCTTCGGTGCGGCCAAGCCAGTTGACACAGCAGCCAaggagagggaggtggaggagaggctgaagaaagaagaagagaggctgcagaggcagctggaggaggacaAAGGCAGAGGACCCGACAGAAAGATGAGAGACAG ggaTCCAAGCTGGCGCAATGATGAAACTCCTACCGAGCGATCTCGCACAGGAAGTGAGTCTTCACAGCCTGGAAGCACTTCTGGAAGAG CTTCCAGGTGTCGAGACAGTGAGCGCTCTGGGGACAACGAGGTTTTCAGTGGGAGAGAAGGTGAACCTTCTTCCCCTGGGACCTCCCCACATCCTCCCTCTACCAATTCAGCCAAGGAGCCACCAAAAGTGATGCCCGCACCTCCTCCCAAGGAAAATGTCTGGGCCAAGAGAAGTGCAGCCAGCACAGGCTCTAGTGAAGGCGATGGACGACCTCCAGTCTCTCCGGTTTCCCCAAGTGGTTCAGCTCCTCCCAAACTCAG CTCCCCAAGTTCTGCAGACGAAAGAGACTCTGAGAAAG ATGAGAACAAGGCTGACGGTGTGCGTCGGGACCGGGGGCCCCCACGGGCACGAGGGGGTCCTGCAGGGCCTGGAGCAGGGCGGGGTCGAGGAGAGGGGCCCAACAGAGACCGAAGAAAGGAGGCCGACAG AAGTTCAGCTCAGCCAGTAAGTACGCCGCTTTGCTTATGGACGGAGACGACGCAGACGACGTAG
- the eif4ba gene encoding eukaryotic translation initiation factor 4Ba isoform X4, with amino-acid sequence MAASAAKKKNKKGKTLTLTDFLAEDSGGSGGGNAPPSYPAKSTSWADETDDLDGDVSTSWHTEEDSYRAPPIDRSILPTAPRSAREPNVDRSRLPRSPPYTAFLGNLPYDVSEESIKDFFRGLAISAVRLPREPNNPERLKGFGYAEFDDVDSLMRALTLSEENLGNRRIRVDIADQSNDKERDGGSMGGRDRGGRMGDMGPDKTDTDWRARPSGDTEDAPPRRDDAFGERSRDRYESDRFRDGPRRDNDRYDGGRDRYRDRYDDRDRRDYDRGGFDSRGGSGGGRRAFGSGFRRDNDDIRGSNDRYGEREERFERRDDRREERGETPLQRPKLNLKPRSVPKEEEGSGGGGGGGGGTPPAPPPSSGSRASSIFGAAKPVDTAAKEREVEERLKKEEERLQRQLEEDKGRGPDRKMRDRDPSWRNDETPTERSRTGSESSQPGSTSGRASRCRDSERSGDNEVFSGREGEPSSPGTSPHPPSTNSAKEPPKVMPAPPPKENVWAKRSAASTGSSEGDGRPPVSPVSPSGSAPPKLSSPSSADERDSEKERITEETETPDHPPSQRNVKKPQPPSSAQPVSTPLCLWTETTQTT; translated from the exons ATGGCGGCGTCAG CGGctaagaagaagaataagaaggGGAAGACCCTCACTCTGACTGACTTCTTGGCAGAAGACAGCGGAGGCAGCGGAGGTGGCAATGCCCCCCCAAGCTACCCAGCCAAGTCCACTAGTTGGGCCGATGAGACAGATGACcttgatggtgatg TCTCTACTTCCTGgcacacagaggaggacagcTACCGGGCGCCACCCATCGACCGGTCTATCCTTCCCACAGCGCCTCGTTCAGCTCGTGAACCCAATGTCGACCGGTCCCGACTGCCCCGTAGCCCGCCTTACACGGCCTTCCTGGGAAACCTTCCCTACGACGTCTCTGAGGAATCGATCAAAGACTTCTTCCGCGGCTTGGCA ATCAGTGCTGTGCGTTTGCCCAGAGAGCCCAATAACCCTGAGAGACTGAAGGGCTTTGGTTATGCTGAATTTGATGATGTGGATTCCCTCATGAGGGCCCTCACTCTCAGTGAGGAG AACCTTGGAAACCGAAGGATCCGTGTGGATATCGCGGACCAGTCTAATGATAAAG AGAGGGACGGTGGGTCTATGGGAGGCAGAGATCGAGGTGGACGTATGGGGGACATGGGTCCTGACAAAACAGACACTGACTGGAGGGCTCGGCCCAGTGGGGATACGGAGGATGCACCTCCCAGGAGAGATGATGCCTTTGGAGAGA GATCAAGGGACCGCTATGAGTCGGATCGCTTCAGAGATGGGCCAAGACGGGACAATGATCGCTATGACGGAGGAAGAGACCGCTACCGTGATCGTTACGATGACAGGGACCGCAGAGACTACGATAGAGGAG GTTTTGACTCTCGTGGCGGTAGTGGAGGAGGTCGCCGTGCCTTTGGCAGTGGCTTCCGTCGCGATAATGATGACATTAGGGGAAGCAACGATCGTTATGGCGAACGCGAAGAGCGATTCGAGAGAAGGGATGACCGGCGCGAGGAGAGAGGTGAGA CTCCCCTGCAGAGACCCAAGTTAAACCTCAAGCCCCGTAGCGTTCCCAAGGAGGAAGAAGGTAgcggcggtggtggtggtggcggcGGTGGAACGCCCCCTGCTCCCCCACCAAGCTCCGGCAGCAGGGCCTCATCCATCTTCGGTGCGGCCAAGCCAGTTGACACAGCAGCCAaggagagggaggtggaggagaggctgaagaaagaagaagagaggctgcagaggcagctggaggaggacaAAGGCAGAGGACCCGACAGAAAGATGAGAGACAG ggaTCCAAGCTGGCGCAATGATGAAACTCCTACCGAGCGATCTCGCACAGGAAGTGAGTCTTCACAGCCTGGAAGCACTTCTGGAAGAG CTTCCAGGTGTCGAGACAGTGAGCGCTCTGGGGACAACGAGGTTTTCAGTGGGAGAGAAGGTGAACCTTCTTCCCCTGGGACCTCCCCACATCCTCCCTCTACCAATTCAGCCAAGGAGCCACCAAAAGTGATGCCCGCACCTCCTCCCAAGGAAAATGTCTGGGCCAAGAGAAGTGCAGCCAGCACAGGCTCTAGTGAAGGCGATGGACGACCTCCAGTCTCTCCGGTTTCCCCAAGTGGTTCAGCTCCTCCCAAACTCAG CTCCCCAAGTTCTGCAGACGAAAGAGACTCTGAGAAAG AAAGGATAACAGAAGAGACCGAGACTCCAGACCACCCCCCGAGCCAAAGAAATGTGAAGAAACCCCAACCCCC AAGTTCAGCTCAGCCAGTAAGTACGCCGCTTTGCTTATGGACGGAGACGACGCAGACGACGTAG
- the eif4ba gene encoding eukaryotic translation initiation factor 4Ba isoform X5 has translation MAASAAKKKNKKGKTLTLTDFLAEDSGGSGGGNAPPSYPAKSTSWADETDDLDGDVSTSWHTEEDSYRAPPIDRSILPTAPRSAREPNVDRSRLPRSPPYTAFLGNLPYDVSEESIKDFFRGLAISAVRLPREPNNPERLKGFGYAEFDDVDSLMRALTLSEENLGNRRIRVDIADQSNDKERDGGSMGGRDRGGRMGDMGPDKTDTDWRARPSGDTEDAPPRRDDAFGERSRDRYESDRFRDGPRRDNDRYDGGRDRYRDRYDDRDRRDYDRGGFDSRGGSGGGRRAFGSGFRRDNDDIRGSNDRYGEREERFERRDDRREERGETPLQRPKLNLKPRSVPKEEEGSGGGGGGGGGTPPAPPPSSGSRASSIFGAAKPVDTAAKEREVEERLKKEEERLQRQLEEDKGRGPDRKMRDRDPSWRNDETPTERSRTGSESSQPGSTSGRASRCRDSERSGDNEVFSGREGEPSSPGTSPHPPSTNSAKEPPKVMPAPPPKENVWAKRSAASTGSSEGDGRPPVSPVSPSGSAPPKLSSPSSADERDSEKEVQLSQ, from the exons ATGGCGGCGTCAG CGGctaagaagaagaataagaaggGGAAGACCCTCACTCTGACTGACTTCTTGGCAGAAGACAGCGGAGGCAGCGGAGGTGGCAATGCCCCCCCAAGCTACCCAGCCAAGTCCACTAGTTGGGCCGATGAGACAGATGACcttgatggtgatg TCTCTACTTCCTGgcacacagaggaggacagcTACCGGGCGCCACCCATCGACCGGTCTATCCTTCCCACAGCGCCTCGTTCAGCTCGTGAACCCAATGTCGACCGGTCCCGACTGCCCCGTAGCCCGCCTTACACGGCCTTCCTGGGAAACCTTCCCTACGACGTCTCTGAGGAATCGATCAAAGACTTCTTCCGCGGCTTGGCA ATCAGTGCTGTGCGTTTGCCCAGAGAGCCCAATAACCCTGAGAGACTGAAGGGCTTTGGTTATGCTGAATTTGATGATGTGGATTCCCTCATGAGGGCCCTCACTCTCAGTGAGGAG AACCTTGGAAACCGAAGGATCCGTGTGGATATCGCGGACCAGTCTAATGATAAAG AGAGGGACGGTGGGTCTATGGGAGGCAGAGATCGAGGTGGACGTATGGGGGACATGGGTCCTGACAAAACAGACACTGACTGGAGGGCTCGGCCCAGTGGGGATACGGAGGATGCACCTCCCAGGAGAGATGATGCCTTTGGAGAGA GATCAAGGGACCGCTATGAGTCGGATCGCTTCAGAGATGGGCCAAGACGGGACAATGATCGCTATGACGGAGGAAGAGACCGCTACCGTGATCGTTACGATGACAGGGACCGCAGAGACTACGATAGAGGAG GTTTTGACTCTCGTGGCGGTAGTGGAGGAGGTCGCCGTGCCTTTGGCAGTGGCTTCCGTCGCGATAATGATGACATTAGGGGAAGCAACGATCGTTATGGCGAACGCGAAGAGCGATTCGAGAGAAGGGATGACCGGCGCGAGGAGAGAGGTGAGA CTCCCCTGCAGAGACCCAAGTTAAACCTCAAGCCCCGTAGCGTTCCCAAGGAGGAAGAAGGTAgcggcggtggtggtggtggcggcGGTGGAACGCCCCCTGCTCCCCCACCAAGCTCCGGCAGCAGGGCCTCATCCATCTTCGGTGCGGCCAAGCCAGTTGACACAGCAGCCAaggagagggaggtggaggagaggctgaagaaagaagaagagaggctgcagaggcagctggaggaggacaAAGGCAGAGGACCCGACAGAAAGATGAGAGACAG ggaTCCAAGCTGGCGCAATGATGAAACTCCTACCGAGCGATCTCGCACAGGAAGTGAGTCTTCACAGCCTGGAAGCACTTCTGGAAGAG CTTCCAGGTGTCGAGACAGTGAGCGCTCTGGGGACAACGAGGTTTTCAGTGGGAGAGAAGGTGAACCTTCTTCCCCTGGGACCTCCCCACATCCTCCCTCTACCAATTCAGCCAAGGAGCCACCAAAAGTGATGCCCGCACCTCCTCCCAAGGAAAATGTCTGGGCCAAGAGAAGTGCAGCCAGCACAGGCTCTAGTGAAGGCGATGGACGACCTCCAGTCTCTCCGGTTTCCCCAAGTGGTTCAGCTCCTCCCAAACTCAG CTCCCCAAGTTCTGCAGACGAAAGAGACTCTGAGAAAG AAGTTCAGCTCAGCCAGTAA